A region of the Peredibacter starrii genome:
CCAAACTACGCTCGTTGGAGAGACAAAACAGTTCTTCGCAATCGTCCAGGTTGGATGCACCTGTTAACTAAACTTCAAGGTCCAAGCCTTCAAGGTGTTGTTGGAGTAGGCGATTATCAGGTAATTAAGATTATGAAAGCGGGAGAGACCAAGGTTTCTCAAACTTATAAGATCAATCCAGATGGTAGTTACTATGTAATTTTAAAACCGGGAACTTATGATGTTTCATTCGAAGGAAGAAAAATTCAAAAGTTCACCGGCATAGATGTGAAAGCAAAAAGAAGTTTTAATCTTTAATGTCTTTGAGGGCCTCTTCAAGGCCCTCTCTAATTTCTTTGTAATCCTCAGGCACAACTTCCAATAAAAATTTTTTCTGAGGATAACAAGCGATCGCTATGCCTTCAGAGCACTTACCAAGACAACCACTGCGAAAGACTTTCATTTCGCCTTTGTGTTCTTCCTTGGCCCATTTCTTTAATTTATCAGTAAGCTCTTTTGCTCCTTTGGCCGCACAGTTGTCATCACCGCTATCACGTGAGTGATTGCAGATGAAGACTTCCATTTCGGTT
Encoded here:
- a CDS encoding (2Fe-2S) ferredoxin domain-containing protein, encoding MKKEKMKTEMEVFICNHSRDSGDDNCAAKGAKELTDKLKKWAKEEHKGEMKVFRSGCLGKCSEGIAIACYPQKKFLLEVVPEDYKEIREGLEEALKDIKD